In the Pseudonocardia cypriaca genome, one interval contains:
- a CDS encoding SsgA family sporulation/cell division regulator, with product MTNDLVQQDMFTVLHGQPAPVVTRWSYSAYDPFAVSLAVRTRQDRWVEWLIGRELVIAALDEPTGEGDVRMRPLNVQGYDIVEIEIRSHDGRAVLEVDQDLLRSFVEATLAMVPVGTEAERMDLDGEIARITRSCGA from the coding sequence ATGACCAACGATCTCGTCCAGCAAGACATGTTCACCGTGCTGCACGGCCAGCCCGCACCGGTCGTCACGCGGTGGAGCTACAGCGCGTACGACCCGTTCGCGGTGTCCCTCGCGGTCCGCACGAGACAGGACCGGTGGGTCGAGTGGCTGATCGGGCGGGAGCTCGTGATCGCCGCGCTCGACGAGCCGACGGGTGAGGGCGACGTCCGGATGCGCCCGCTCAACGTGCAGGGCTACGACATCGTCGAGATCGAGATCCGTTCGCACGACGGGCGCGCGGTGCTCGAGGTCGACCAGGACCTGCTGCGGTCGTTCGTCGAAGCCACGCTCGCGATGGTGCCCGTCGGCACCGAGGCGGAGCGGATGGACCTCGACGGCGAGATCGCCCGCATCACCCGCAGCTGCGGTGCGTAG
- a CDS encoding DUF1990 family protein, producing MRPPLADAVAALRDLPVNYAEAEAPPVVTTGWHVDRCVLELGREEPGEPEPGGLLETAGALVNHYEFSDPSILRAAFHYPGDLVGRDMLLEGRFLVLRFLLGVRITAQHDEVRAGPHGPERVIGWSYQTLRGHLEQGRLTYELAKELETGRVEFRILAYSRRAPIRNPMLRLGFRLFGRHTQVRFYRQALARLRTLLQAPPSPPQPGPDGLVRAPSGVEAGRFEAFTLRFAHPGA from the coding sequence GTGAGGCCACCGCTCGCCGACGCCGTCGCCGCTCTGCGCGACCTCCCGGTCAACTACGCCGAGGCGGAGGCCCCGCCCGTGGTCACGACCGGCTGGCACGTCGACCGCTGCGTGCTGGAGCTCGGCCGGGAGGAGCCGGGCGAGCCGGAGCCGGGCGGCCTCCTCGAGACCGCGGGGGCGCTGGTGAACCACTACGAGTTCAGCGACCCCTCGATCCTGCGCGCGGCCTTCCACTACCCGGGCGACCTGGTCGGTCGCGACATGCTGCTGGAGGGCCGGTTCCTCGTGCTGCGCTTCCTGCTGGGAGTGCGCATCACCGCCCAGCACGACGAGGTGCGCGCCGGACCGCACGGTCCGGAACGCGTGATCGGCTGGTCGTACCAGACCCTGCGCGGCCACCTCGAGCAGGGACGGTTGACCTACGAGCTGGCCAAGGAGCTGGAGACCGGGCGGGTCGAGTTCCGGATCCTCGCCTACTCGCGGCGCGCGCCCATCCGCAACCCGATGCTCCGGCTGGGGTTCCGGCTGTTCGGGCGGCACACGCAGGTGAGGTTCTACCGGCAGGCGCTGGCCCGGCTACGGACGCTGCTGCAGGCACCACCCTCGCCGCCGCAGCCCGGTCCGGACGGTCTCGTCCGGGCACCCAGCGGCGTGGAGGCGGGCCGGTTCGAGGCGTTCACCCTTCGGTTCGCCCACCCCGGCGCCTGA
- a CDS encoding DUF5709 domain-containing protein has product MRVVMAQRDYEEQPEAPDLGASVQLESEEHLAAPAGDRDGLDAGYSPPDRPYLADSDEVTARGMREGASLDERLSRERGDEPVDADRSGRIALADEGAALETPDAMDGVDVGIDGGAASAEEAAVHVTDEPGAPVEVEPSVAGSPELDDPELDAALGADPESDEAATQAARDVRADGDVFDPGLPGGARAAEPGAEPVAEGIDTDPESGGAAAGADGRQDAGPDAWR; this is encoded by the coding sequence GTGCGCGTCGTCATGGCGCAGCGCGACTACGAGGAGCAGCCGGAGGCCCCGGATCTGGGTGCGTCCGTTCAGCTGGAGAGCGAGGAGCACCTCGCGGCCCCCGCGGGCGACCGGGACGGCCTCGACGCCGGCTACTCGCCACCCGACCGGCCCTACCTCGCCGATTCGGACGAGGTCACCGCGCGCGGCATGAGGGAGGGCGCCTCGCTCGACGAACGGCTGAGCCGCGAGCGCGGCGACGAGCCGGTGGACGCCGACCGGTCCGGCCGCATCGCGCTCGCCGACGAAGGTGCCGCGCTGGAGACGCCGGACGCCATGGACGGGGTGGACGTCGGCATCGACGGCGGCGCCGCCTCGGCCGAGGAGGCCGCCGTGCACGTCACCGACGAGCCGGGCGCGCCCGTCGAGGTGGAGCCGTCCGTGGCCGGTTCACCCGAGCTCGACGACCCGGAGCTCGACGCCGCGCTGGGCGCCGACCCCGAGTCCGACGAGGCCGCGACCCAGGCCGCGCGGGACGTGCGGGCCGACGGTGACGTGTTCGACCCCGGCCTCCCCGGCGGGGCGAGGGCCGCGGAGCCCGGCGCCGAACCGGTGGCCGAGGGGATCGACACCGATCCGGAGTCCGGGGGAGCGGCGGCCGGTGCGGACGGCCGCCAGGACGCCGGACCGGATGCGTGGAGGTGA
- a CDS encoding helix-turn-helix transcriptional regulator, which produces MSRSGHPTGLLAPPLGAALVGRFALARGHRFAEHVHPTHQLAWAERGVLSISAGDTTWALPPTRALWIPAGVRHTTAAATATAMHSLYLRPARAPEGFDRPTVLAVAPLLAALIGHLGRAELGDAERARAEAVLFDQLVPAPVASVELAMPADERARRVADALLADPADDRGVEAMARYAGTSPRTLHRLFRDATGCGLGEWRTRARVRGALELLATGVPVSVVAARVGYRTPSAFVAAFRNVLGTTPGQVFGSPVRDLPPASDGIIGAPG; this is translated from the coding sequence GTGTCGCGTTCCGGCCATCCCACCGGCCTCCTCGCCCCACCGCTGGGCGCCGCGCTCGTGGGGAGGTTCGCGCTCGCCCGCGGCCACCGGTTCGCCGAGCACGTCCACCCGACCCACCAGCTCGCATGGGCCGAGCGGGGGGTGCTGTCGATCTCGGCCGGCGACACGACGTGGGCGCTCCCACCCACCCGCGCGCTGTGGATCCCGGCCGGGGTGCGGCACACCACCGCCGCGGCCACCGCCACCGCGATGCACAGCCTCTACCTGCGCCCCGCCCGGGCCCCGGAAGGCTTCGACCGGCCGACCGTGCTCGCGGTGGCCCCCCTGCTCGCCGCCCTGATCGGTCATCTCGGCCGGGCCGAGCTGGGTGACGCCGAGCGCGCCCGGGCCGAGGCCGTGCTGTTCGACCAGCTCGTGCCGGCGCCCGTCGCGTCGGTCGAGCTGGCCATGCCGGCCGACGAGCGCGCCCGTCGCGTGGCCGACGCCCTGCTCGCCGACCCGGCCGACGACCGCGGCGTCGAGGCCATGGCCCGGTACGCCGGTACCAGCCCGCGGACGCTGCACCGCCTCTTCCGCGACGCCACCGGCTGCGGCCTCGGCGAGTGGCGCACGCGGGCCCGCGTCCGGGGCGCACTGGAACTGCTGGCCACTGGCGTCCCCGTGAGCGTCGTGGCCGCGAGGGTCGGCTACCGCACGCCCAGCGCGTTCGTCGCGGCGTTCCGGAACGTGCTGGGCACCACGCCGGGGCAGGTCTTCGGCTCGCCGGTGCGCGACCTGCCCCCCGCCTCCGACGGGATCATCGGCGCGCCGGGCTGA
- a CDS encoding DUF1990 family protein yields MLRWPLGLARVSWRYMWRTTPMHRTETVADASERPWTVPEDVVDDDLQRIEDGVGPLLHRRYSVRIADASLPAEQVIGRFSGDPNCGAPAEVAVFEKVRGAEGGAAVGDEFLIRMPGPWDGPVRVIATGPTSLRLATLRGHLEAGQIEFRCRTEDGELLFEIESWARSGDRLSDLLYTRLRLAKEIQLNLWVETCLRLARDVGGRPRGGVRIETHRVRD; encoded by the coding sequence GTGCTGCGCTGGCCGCTCGGCCTCGCCAGGGTGAGCTGGCGCTACATGTGGCGCACCACCCCGATGCACCGCACCGAGACGGTCGCGGACGCGTCCGAGCGGCCGTGGACCGTCCCGGAGGACGTGGTCGACGACGACCTGCAACGCATCGAGGACGGCGTCGGCCCGCTGCTGCACCGTCGCTACTCGGTGCGGATCGCGGACGCATCGCTCCCGGCGGAGCAGGTGATCGGGCGGTTCTCCGGTGACCCGAACTGCGGCGCGCCCGCCGAGGTCGCGGTGTTCGAGAAGGTCCGCGGGGCCGAAGGCGGCGCTGCCGTCGGTGACGAGTTCCTGATCCGGATGCCGGGCCCGTGGGACGGGCCGGTCCGGGTGATCGCCACGGGTCCCACGTCGTTGCGGCTGGCGACCCTGCGGGGGCACCTCGAAGCCGGGCAGATCGAGTTCCGGTGCCGCACCGAGGACGGCGAGCTGCTGTTCGAGATCGAGTCGTGGGCCCGTTCCGGTGACCGGCTCTCCGACCTGCTCTACACCCGGTTGCGGCTGGCGAAGGAGATCCAGCTGAACCTCTGGGTGGAGACGTGCCTGCGACTCGCCCGTGACGTCGGGGGACGGCCACGCGGCGGGGTGCGGATCGAGACCCACCGGGTGCGTGACTGA
- a CDS encoding IS110 family transposase codes for MLAELVELVIGVDTHTDTHTAAVVATDTRAVLATATVSADEDGYAELVALAEAHGGLRGWAIEGTGGYGAGLARHLDQLGELVVELDRPVRPARRAGAKSDPIDAERAARDALARTRLAQPKTGPERAGLQILLTARRAAVAAASTAQRQLRALVITAPEPVRARFRGQTTRDMLTTAARLRPATASADVHTFTALSTLRALARRVRALETEANEHERAIRAIVRAWRPDLLTLSGVGPINAATVLTAWSHSRRCRNDAAFAMLAGAAPIPASSGKTVRYRLNRSGNRQLNRALHNIALSRLRYDPDTRAYADRRRAQGKTDRDIKRCLKRYIARQLYRQLESGAATA; via the coding sequence ATGCTCGCAGAACTGGTCGAGCTCGTCATCGGGGTCGACACCCACACCGACACCCACACCGCGGCCGTGGTCGCGACCGATACCCGCGCCGTGCTGGCCACCGCCACGGTGAGCGCCGACGAAGACGGATACGCCGAACTCGTCGCGCTGGCCGAGGCCCACGGCGGGCTGCGCGGCTGGGCGATCGAGGGCACCGGCGGCTACGGCGCCGGCCTGGCCCGACACCTCGACCAGCTCGGTGAGCTGGTCGTCGAACTTGACCGGCCGGTCCGCCCCGCCCGCCGAGCCGGGGCAAAGTCTGACCCGATCGACGCCGAACGCGCCGCCCGCGACGCGCTCGCCCGCACACGACTGGCACAGCCCAAGACCGGACCCGAACGGGCCGGCCTGCAGATCCTGCTCACCGCACGCCGGGCCGCGGTCGCCGCGGCCAGCACCGCCCAACGCCAGCTGCGCGCACTGGTGATCACCGCCCCGGAACCGGTCCGGGCCCGGTTCCGCGGCCAGACCACCCGCGACATGCTCACCACCGCCGCGCGGCTGCGACCGGCCACGGCCAGCGCCGACGTGCACACCTTCACCGCCCTGTCCACACTGCGGGCACTCGCCCGCCGGGTCCGCGCCCTGGAAACCGAGGCCAACGAGCACGAACGGGCGATCCGAGCAATCGTGCGCGCGTGGCGACCGGATCTACTCACGCTGTCCGGGGTCGGCCCGATCAACGCCGCGACCGTGCTGACCGCCTGGTCGCATTCCCGGCGGTGCCGCAACGATGCCGCGTTCGCGATGCTCGCCGGCGCCGCCCCGATCCCAGCCTCCTCGGGTAAAACGGTGCGCTATCGGCTCAACCGCTCCGGCAACCGCCAACTCAACCGGGCCCTGCACAACATCGCGCTGTCCCGGCTGCGCTACGACCCCGACACCCGCGCCTACGCCGACCGTCGCCGAGCCCAGGGCAAGACCGACCGCGACATCAAGCGGTGCCTCAAGCGCTACATCGCCCGCCAGCTCTACCGGCAGCTCGAATCAGGCGCCGCAACGGCTTGA
- a CDS encoding DUF6158 family protein has protein sequence MTDRSHGIAPAELPDDDLRRELAHLHETRHDTVLGGSESALHAHTERMLALEEEFLRRFPEDGAPDPRRTRAGSRENAGQPVPGRDLG, from the coding sequence ATGACGGACCGATCGCACGGCATCGCCCCGGCCGAGCTGCCCGACGACGACCTGCGCCGCGAGCTGGCCCACCTGCACGAGACCCGCCACGACACCGTGCTCGGTGGGAGCGAGTCGGCCCTGCACGCGCACACCGAGCGGATGCTGGCCCTTGAGGAGGAGTTCCTGAGGCGGTTCCCCGAGGACGGCGCGCCCGACCCCCGGCGCACCCGCGCCGGCAGCCGGGAGAACGCGGGCCAGCCGGTGCCGGGGCGCGACCTCGGCTGA
- a CDS encoding response regulator transcription factor: protein MIRVLLADDEELIRTAVAALLGLEPDLEVVAQAGDGRAAVEAAVAHRPDVAVVDLEMPGLDGIEVAAELATALPSCNVVILTGHGRPPHLQRALAAGAKGFLPKGSPGGALADVIRRVHGGARYVDPALAADALTAQPCPLTPRELEVLREAGADTAVAVVARRVHLSQGTVRNHLAAITAKLAVPTRAEAYRMAREQGWL, encoded by the coding sequence GTGATCCGCGTCCTGCTCGCCGACGACGAGGAGCTGATCCGCACCGCGGTCGCCGCTCTGCTCGGCCTGGAGCCCGACCTCGAGGTCGTCGCCCAGGCGGGCGACGGACGCGCGGCCGTCGAAGCGGCCGTGGCCCACCGCCCGGACGTCGCGGTCGTCGACCTCGAGATGCCGGGGCTCGACGGCATCGAGGTCGCCGCGGAGCTGGCGACCGCACTGCCGTCCTGCAACGTCGTGATCCTCACCGGGCACGGCCGCCCGCCGCACCTGCAGCGCGCGCTCGCCGCCGGGGCCAAGGGGTTCCTGCCCAAGGGCTCCCCCGGTGGCGCCCTCGCCGACGTGATCCGGAGGGTGCACGGCGGCGCCCGCTACGTCGACCCCGCCCTCGCCGCCGACGCCCTCACGGCCCAGCCGTGCCCGCTCACCCCGCGCGAGCTGGAGGTCCTGCGCGAGGCGGGCGCCGACACCGCCGTCGCGGTCGTCGCCAGGCGCGTGCACTTGTCGCAGGGCACGGTCCGCAACCACCTCGCGGCGATCACCGCGAAGCTCGCCGTCCCCACCCGCGCCGAGGCCTACCGCATGGCCCGGGAACAGGGCTGGCTCTGA
- a CDS encoding YibE/F family protein has protein sequence MSSTDRHARRSARHRRLDDDDVRTGHGHGHGHPPAPPTDRRVRMLIAALLVPCALATAVGLVLLYPFGESAPADDVTAVRVDGHVTTATETACSDDPNAQSCLALTVAIAEGPLAGQSVVTEVSIVRGEAPFGAGDDVVLSVPEDELTEPAAYAVVDFQRNTPLLVLALLFAAAVFGLGGRRGLAALAALALTATTLIAFVLPAILAGRDPLAVAVVGCCAIMFGALYLTHGISARTSTAVLGTLASLVLIGLLGTAFAELAQLTGADEDTANLAAALGTGVDGRGLVLAGLMIGALGALDDVTVTQTSAVWELRQADPGLRSTALFRAAMRIGRDHVASAVNTLVLAYAGTTLPLLLVFSANQRGLGDVLTTQVIATEVVRTLVGSIGLVASVPVTTAVAVAVATRGRRPVGKG, from the coding sequence GTGAGCTCCACCGATCGCCACGCGCGGCGCTCCGCCCGGCACCGCCGACTCGACGACGACGACGTCCGGACGGGGCACGGCCACGGTCACGGGCACCCGCCCGCGCCGCCCACCGACCGCCGGGTGCGGATGCTGATCGCGGCGCTGCTGGTGCCGTGCGCGCTGGCGACGGCGGTGGGTCTCGTGCTGCTGTACCCGTTCGGCGAATCGGCGCCCGCCGACGACGTCACCGCGGTGCGCGTCGACGGCCACGTCACCACCGCCACGGAGACGGCCTGCAGCGACGATCCGAACGCGCAGAGTTGCCTCGCGCTCACCGTCGCGATCGCCGAAGGACCGCTGGCCGGGCAGAGCGTCGTGACCGAGGTGTCGATCGTCCGGGGCGAGGCGCCGTTCGGGGCCGGGGACGACGTCGTCCTCTCCGTACCGGAGGACGAGCTGACCGAACCGGCGGCCTACGCGGTGGTCGACTTCCAGCGCAACACCCCGCTGCTGGTACTGGCCCTGCTCTTCGCGGCTGCCGTCTTCGGGCTCGGCGGCAGACGTGGCCTCGCGGCGCTCGCGGCGCTCGCGCTCACCGCGACGACGCTGATCGCCTTCGTGCTGCCCGCGATCCTGGCCGGTCGCGACCCGCTCGCGGTCGCCGTCGTCGGCTGTTGCGCGATCATGTTCGGAGCGCTCTACCTCACCCACGGCATCTCGGCACGGACCTCGACCGCCGTGCTGGGCACGCTGGCGAGCCTGGTGCTGATCGGGCTGCTCGGCACCGCGTTCGCCGAGCTCGCCCAGCTCACCGGCGCCGACGAGGACACCGCCAACCTCGCCGCCGCGCTCGGGACGGGCGTCGACGGCCGGGGGCTCGTACTGGCCGGCCTGATGATCGGCGCACTCGGGGCGCTCGACGACGTCACCGTGACCCAGACCTCGGCGGTCTGGGAGCTGCGGCAGGCCGACCCCGGCCTGCGCAGCACCGCGCTGTTCCGCGCCGCCATGCGGATCGGGCGCGACCACGTGGCGTCGGCGGTGAACACGCTCGTGCTCGCCTACGCCGGAACCACGCTCCCGCTGCTACTGGTGTTCTCGGCCAACCAGCGTGGGCTCGGCGACGTCCTGACCACGCAGGTCATCGCGACCGAGGTGGTGCGCACCCTGGTGGGGAGCATCGGCCTGGTCGCATCCGTCCCGGTCACCACGGCCGTCGCGGTGGCGGTTGCCACCCGCGGCAGGAGGCCGGTGGGGAAAGGCTGA
- a CDS encoding class I SAM-dependent methyltransferase yields the protein MNLLHRRICRSDAWATRMHGEVLPWVCRTVPLDGDVLEIGPGYGVTTRWLAEKGGRLTAVEVDPDLAAGVRAGLGDRVDVHTGDGAALPFPDESFDTVVCFTMLHHVPSPEQQDQLFAEAARVLRPGGVFAGLDSRLNLRFRLIHIGDTMTVVDPDGLPDRLSAAGLAGIEVDTVPRAFRFRATR from the coding sequence ATGAACCTGCTGCACCGCCGGATCTGCCGCTCCGACGCCTGGGCCACCCGGATGCACGGAGAGGTACTGCCCTGGGTGTGCCGCACGGTGCCGCTGGACGGCGACGTGCTCGAGATCGGGCCGGGCTACGGCGTCACCACCCGCTGGCTCGCCGAGAAGGGCGGGCGCCTCACCGCGGTGGAGGTCGACCCGGACCTCGCCGCCGGCGTGCGCGCCGGCCTGGGGGACCGCGTCGACGTGCACACCGGTGACGGCGCGGCCCTACCGTTCCCCGACGAGTCCTTCGACACCGTCGTCTGCTTCACGATGCTGCACCACGTCCCCTCGCCGGAGCAGCAGGACCAGCTGTTCGCCGAGGCGGCCCGCGTGCTGCGGCCCGGTGGCGTGTTCGCGGGCCTCGACAGCCGCCTCAACCTGCGGTTCCGGCTGATCCACATCGGCGACACCATGACGGTCGTCGACCCGGACGGCCTTCCCGACCGCCTCAGCGCCGCGGGCCTCGCCGGCATCGAGGTCGACACCGTGCCCCGGGCCTTCCGCTTCCGCGCGACCCGGTAG
- a CDS encoding flavodoxin family protein, translated as MTNSAPLTALALNCTLTPSPGESSTELMSDQVLNALREHGVEGRSIRVVDLDVKPGVEADMGAGDAWPGIRQQMLESDILVIATPTWVGQRSSVAQRVIERLDAELSATDDEGRLETFGKVALAVVVGNEDGAHAITAGLFQGLNDVGFTIPAQGGVYWNGEAMTTGDYKDLDEKPEAVASTMKTLAANAAHLARLLKQDRYPPA; from the coding sequence ATGACCAACTCCGCACCGCTCACGGCGCTCGCGCTGAACTGCACCCTGACCCCGTCCCCGGGCGAGTCGAGCACCGAGCTCATGTCGGACCAGGTCCTCAACGCCCTGCGCGAGCACGGTGTGGAGGGTCGGAGCATCCGGGTGGTCGACCTCGACGTGAAGCCGGGGGTCGAGGCCGACATGGGCGCCGGCGACGCGTGGCCCGGGATCCGGCAGCAGATGCTCGAGTCGGACATCCTCGTCATCGCCACGCCGACGTGGGTGGGGCAGCGCAGCAGCGTCGCGCAGCGGGTGATCGAACGGCTCGACGCGGAGCTGTCCGCCACCGACGACGAGGGCAGGCTGGAGACGTTCGGCAAGGTCGCGCTCGCGGTCGTCGTCGGCAACGAGGACGGCGCCCACGCGATCACCGCGGGTCTGTTCCAGGGCCTCAACGACGTGGGCTTCACGATCCCCGCTCAGGGCGGCGTGTACTGGAACGGCGAGGCGATGACCACCGGCGACTACAAGGACCTCGACGAGAAGCCCGAGGCGGTGGCGTCGACGATGAAGACCCTCGCCGCCAACGCCGCCCACCTCGCACGGCTGCTCAAGCAGGACCGCTACCCGCCGGCGTGA
- a CDS encoding sensor histidine kinase, producing MPTDTRDPRLGRVRAAVLGSLVVAVASTVTWPGIGVVRFEARPLWQVLGGIAILAVAGTQAAALYAAATPGLAERTRRRYVVAFLVAALGSVPLAAPVATEGAEGWDTWAWLGAAVVGSVPLLMRTNLAAVVAVLATALSALVGVVTGGSPTTFALITAGMGVSLLAIHGLPVVLWHLVLEARDGREARARLAITEERLRFARDVHDLLGHHLSVIAVKAELAQRLATVDPERAGREAGEVRELAAAALAEMREVVHGYRAVDLAAQLDAVARVLGSSGVRCTVTGDPGPLPDAVATGLAATVREAGTNVLRHSRATWCRIDLVRGADEVRLTVANDGAGEARPDAYSSGLQGLSDRLGGSGGRLHTSVADGVFTLDAVVPVPTS from the coding sequence GTGCCGACCGACACGCGCGACCCCCGCCTCGGCCGGGTGCGCGCGGCCGTGCTCGGCTCGCTGGTCGTCGCGGTCGCGTCGACGGTGACGTGGCCCGGCATCGGGGTGGTGCGCTTCGAGGCCCGCCCGCTGTGGCAGGTGCTGGGCGGCATCGCGATCCTCGCGGTCGCGGGCACGCAGGCCGCCGCGCTCTACGCCGCGGCGACCCCGGGTCTCGCGGAGCGGACGCGCAGGCGCTACGTCGTCGCCTTCCTGGTGGCCGCGCTCGGGTCGGTACCCCTCGCCGCGCCGGTCGCCACCGAGGGCGCCGAGGGCTGGGACACCTGGGCGTGGCTCGGCGCCGCTGTGGTGGGGTCCGTCCCGTTGCTGATGCGCACCAATCTCGCGGCGGTCGTGGCCGTGCTGGCCACCGCGCTCTCCGCGCTGGTCGGGGTCGTCACCGGCGGCTCCCCCACCACCTTCGCGCTGATCACCGCGGGGATGGGGGTGAGCCTGCTCGCCATCCACGGGCTGCCGGTCGTGCTGTGGCACCTGGTCCTCGAGGCCCGGGACGGGCGCGAGGCGCGGGCCCGGCTCGCCATCACCGAGGAACGGTTGAGGTTCGCCCGCGACGTGCACGACCTGCTCGGCCACCACCTCTCGGTGATCGCCGTGAAGGCCGAGCTCGCCCAGCGGCTCGCCACCGTCGACCCCGAGCGCGCCGGCCGGGAGGCGGGCGAGGTGCGCGAGCTCGCGGCCGCAGCGCTCGCCGAGATGCGCGAGGTCGTGCACGGGTACCGGGCGGTCGACCTCGCCGCTCAGCTGGACGCGGTCGCGCGGGTGCTCGGTTCGTCAGGGGTGCGGTGCACGGTCACCGGCGACCCGGGGCCACTCCCGGACGCGGTCGCCACCGGGCTCGCCGCGACCGTCCGCGAGGCCGGCACCAACGTGCTGCGCCACAGCCGCGCGACGTGGTGCAGGATCGATCTCGTGCGGGGTGCGGACGAGGTGCGGCTCACCGTCGCGAACGACGGCGCGGGCGAGGCACGCCCGGACGCGTACAGCTCGGGGCTGCAGGGGCTGTCCGACCGGCTCGGCGGCTCGGGCGGGCGGCTGCACACCTCCGTCGCGGACGGGGTGTTCACCCTCGACGCCGTGGTGCCGGTGCCGACGTCGTGA
- a CDS encoding acyl transferase, whose translation MIPTGRRASRPTVGKIVAVKIVTAGLLAGFLLAGCAPSAAPGTSAPPEPRPLPPTSTAPPDAPASARAELPWPAATAADAAALQAEVDRGAQPWLLDPSEVAIAYAAAAHDWPDAEAYPGPDGTSVDVRNADGERRTLTLAQPARTGSEGIWVVTAEHP comes from the coding sequence GTGATCCCGACCGGCCGACGCGCCTCTCGCCCGACCGTCGGGAAGATCGTCGCAGTGAAGATCGTCACAGCAGGTCTGCTCGCCGGGTTCCTGCTCGCCGGCTGCGCCCCGTCCGCCGCGCCGGGCACGAGCGCTCCCCCGGAGCCCCGCCCCCTGCCGCCGACCAGCACGGCACCCCCGGACGCTCCGGCGTCGGCACGGGCGGAGCTGCCGTGGCCCGCGGCGACAGCGGCGGACGCGGCGGCCCTGCAGGCGGAGGTGGACCGCGGCGCCCAGCCGTGGCTGCTGGACCCGTCCGAGGTGGCGATCGCCTACGCGGCGGCCGCGCACGACTGGCCGGACGCCGAGGCCTACCCGGGCCCGGACGGCACCAGCGTCGACGTGCGCAACGCCGACGGTGAACGCCGCACCCTCACCCTCGCCCAACCTGCCCGGACGGGGAGCGAAGGCATCTGGGTCGTGACGGCGGAACACCCCTGA